In Streptomyces canus, one DNA window encodes the following:
- a CDS encoding electron transfer flavoprotein subunit alpha/FixB family protein: protein MAEVLVYVDHVDGAVRKPTLELLTLARRIGEPVAVALGAGAADTAAVLGAHGAVKVLTHDASEYADYLVVPKVDALQAAVEAVSPAAVLVPSSAEGKEIAARLALRIGSGIITDAVDLEAGDTGPVATQSVFAASFTTKSRVSQGTPVITVKPNSAAVEAAPATPAVSELSVAFSAQATGTKVTGRTPRESTGRPELTEAAIVVSGGRGVNGSENFAIIEALADSLGAAVGASRAAVDAGWYPHTNQVGQTGKSVSPQLYIANGISGAIQHRAGMQTSKTIVAVNKDAEAPIFDLVDYGVVGDLFDVVPALTQEINTRKG from the coding sequence ATGGCTGAAGTTCTCGTCTATGTCGATCACGTGGACGGTGCCGTCCGCAAGCCCACCCTGGAGCTGCTGACCCTGGCCCGCCGTATCGGCGAGCCGGTCGCCGTCGCGCTGGGTGCCGGTGCCGCCGACACCGCCGCCGTGCTGGGCGCGCACGGCGCCGTCAAGGTCCTGACCCACGACGCCTCCGAGTACGCCGACTACCTGGTCGTGCCCAAGGTCGACGCCCTGCAGGCCGCCGTCGAGGCCGTGTCCCCGGCCGCCGTGCTGGTGCCGTCCTCCGCCGAGGGCAAGGAGATCGCCGCCCGGCTCGCGCTGCGCATCGGCTCCGGCATCATCACCGACGCCGTCGACCTGGAAGCCGGCGACACCGGCCCGGTGGCCACCCAGTCGGTGTTCGCCGCCTCCTTCACCACCAAGTCCCGCGTCTCCCAGGGCACCCCGGTCATCACCGTCAAGCCCAACTCCGCCGCCGTCGAGGCCGCCCCGGCCACCCCCGCCGTCTCGGAGCTGAGTGTGGCCTTCTCCGCGCAGGCCACCGGCACCAAGGTCACCGGCCGGACCCCGCGCGAGTCGACCGGGCGCCCGGAGCTGACCGAGGCCGCGATCGTGGTCTCCGGCGGCCGCGGCGTCAACGGCTCCGAGAACTTCGCCATCATCGAAGCGCTCGCCGACTCCCTCGGCGCGGCCGTCGGCGCCTCCCGCGCCGCGGTGGACGCGGGCTGGTACCCGCACACCAACCAGGTCGGCCAGACCGGCAAGAGTGTCTCGCCGCAGCTGTACATCGCCAACGGCATCTCCGGCGCGATCCAGCACCGGGCCGGCATGCAGACCTCCAAGACCATCGTGGCGGTCAACAAGGACGCCGAGGCCCCGATCTTCGACCTCGTCGACTACGGCGTCGTCGGCGACCTCTTCGACGTCGTCCCCGCCCTCACCCAGGAGATCAACACCCGCAAGGGCTGA
- a CDS encoding SDR family oxidoreductase translates to MTTTLITGANKGLGFETARRLIAAGHTVYVGARDAERGRRAADELGARFVQLDVTDDASVEAAAKTLDAAGGLDVLINNAGIETRTEDNSVPVAATVTADQMRTTFETNVFGVVRVLHAFLPLLQRSAAPVVVNVSSGLASLTHLSDPDHPAHFYPGIAYPTSKTAVNMLTVQYAKAFPAMRINSVEPGFTKTDLNGNTGTQTVAEGAEIIVRMAQVGPDGPTGGYFDAEGPLPW, encoded by the coding sequence ATGACGACAACACTCATCACCGGAGCGAACAAGGGCCTCGGCTTCGAGACCGCCCGCCGGCTCATCGCCGCAGGCCACACCGTCTACGTCGGCGCCCGTGACGCCGAGCGCGGCCGCCGCGCCGCCGACGAGCTCGGCGCGCGGTTCGTCCAGCTCGACGTCACCGACGACGCCTCCGTCGAGGCCGCGGCCAAGACCCTGGACGCCGCGGGCGGCCTCGACGTCCTGATCAACAACGCCGGTATCGAGACCCGCACCGAGGACAACAGCGTGCCGGTCGCGGCGACCGTGACCGCCGACCAGATGCGCACCACCTTCGAGACGAACGTCTTCGGTGTCGTCCGCGTCCTGCACGCCTTCCTTCCGCTGCTCCAGCGCTCGGCCGCGCCCGTCGTGGTCAACGTCAGCAGCGGCCTGGCCTCGTTGACTCATCTCTCCGACCCGGACCACCCCGCGCACTTCTACCCGGGCATCGCCTACCCGACGTCCAAGACCGCGGTCAACATGCTCACCGTCCAGTACGCGAAGGCGTTCCCGGCCATGCGGATCAACTCCGTGGAGCCCGGATTCACCAAGACCGACCTGAACGGCAACACGGGCACGCAGACCGTGGCCGAGGGCGCCGAGATCATCGTCCGCATGGCGCAGGTCGGTCCCGACGGCCCGACCGGCGGCTACTTCGACGCCGAGGGGCCGCTGCCCTGGTGA
- a CDS encoding helix-turn-helix transcriptional regulator: MAVTELGQALRRWRDRVPPDAAGLPSGGHRRAAGLRREELALLAGISVDYVTRLEQGRAVNPSVQVVEALARALRLSGDERTYLFGLAALVPPGPDVVPGFITPSVQRLLGRLVDTAVAVSDAAMTLLLANPMYAALMGDPSVLRGFERNGVWRNFTGMPTRVRHTPEERRDFEAGMVAELRATAARYPADRQLQSLIAELRTRSERFAELWDAGVVGRLAGSHKTIEHPQVGTLTLDCDLLRVEENDLHILVYSAEPGTEAAEKLRLISVLGTQSLVERS; the protein is encoded by the coding sequence ATGGCGGTGACAGAACTGGGACAGGCACTGCGGCGCTGGCGCGACCGGGTTCCCCCGGACGCGGCCGGGCTGCCCTCCGGCGGTCATCGGCGGGCCGCCGGGCTGCGGCGCGAGGAGCTGGCCCTGCTGGCCGGCATCTCGGTCGACTATGTGACCCGTCTCGAGCAGGGCCGGGCCGTCAACCCGTCCGTGCAGGTCGTCGAGGCGTTGGCCCGGGCACTGCGGCTCTCGGGGGACGAGCGGACGTACCTCTTCGGCCTCGCGGCACTGGTGCCGCCGGGGCCGGATGTCGTGCCCGGGTTCATCACGCCCAGCGTGCAGCGGCTGCTGGGCCGGCTGGTCGACACCGCCGTCGCGGTCTCCGACGCGGCCATGACGCTGTTGCTGGCCAACCCGATGTACGCGGCTCTGATGGGCGATCCGTCGGTCCTGCGTGGCTTCGAACGCAACGGTGTGTGGCGCAACTTCACGGGCATGCCCACCCGGGTGCGGCACACGCCGGAGGAACGGCGTGACTTCGAGGCGGGCATGGTCGCCGAACTGCGCGCGACCGCCGCCCGCTATCCAGCCGACCGCCAACTCCAGTCCCTCATAGCGGAGTTGCGCACCCGGAGCGAGCGGTTCGCCGAACTGTGGGACGCGGGGGTGGTGGGCCGTCTCGCCGGCTCGCACAAGACGATCGAGCATCCGCAGGTCGGCACGCTCACACTCGACTGCGACCTGCTCCGGGTGGAGGAGAACGACCTGCACATCCTCGTGTACTCGGCCGAGCCGGGCACCGAGGCCGCCGAGAAACTGCGGCTGATCTCGGTGCTCGGCACGCAGAGCCTGGTCGAGAGAAGCTAG